The nucleotide window ATCACCCTTCGGGATGTCATCGATGAAGTGGGAACCGATGCGGCGAAGTTCTATTTCCTCATGCGGGATTCCAAGACGCATCTCGATTTCGACCTGGAACTGGCCAAGCAACGGTCAGCCGAGAATCCCGTCTACTATGTACAATACGCTCATGCCAGAATCTCCAGCCTCTGGCGGGTATCCAAGGCGCGCGGCATCGATCGCCCCCTGCCGGGCCGGACCGACTTGGGAGTGTTGACCGACCCGGATGAACTTGCATTGATCCGCAAGCTCTCGGCATTTCCTTCCGTCGTTCACGCCAGTGCCCTGTCGTACGAACCCCATCGGCTCACCTATTATTTGCAGCAGCTGGCGGGCCTGCTTCACGGATTCTATAACAAGCATCGGATTCTTCCACCGGCTGCCGACAAAGAGGCTGTGGACGGCGATTCCGTGGCCGTGACGTCAGAAAAAGAAACGCAACGGGAGCTCGTCGACTCCGAACGGACGGCCGCGCGCCTGGCCTTGATGGCGGGCGTACAGCAAGTGCTCCGGAACGGCCTGTCGCTGCTTGGAATCTCCGCGCCGGACCATATGTAACTGAGAGTCAGGCCGGCAACAGCATGGAATTCACACTGATTCGGACAGCTCAGAGCGGGTTTGCAAGGTTGGGTGTGCTGACGACTCCCCATGCCCGAATCGAGACGCCTGCCTTCATGCCTGTCGGTACATTGGGGCCGGTCAAGGGGATCGATCCTCAAGAACTGCGGCAACTGGGCTTTCAATTGTTTCTGAACAACGCCTACCATCTGTACCTGCGGCCCGGACACAAGGTGATTTCGGATCTCGGCGGCTTGCACCGGTTCACCGGCTGGCCAGGAGCCATTCTAACCGACAGCGGTGGTTTTCAGATCTTCAGCTTGGCCGGGCTGTGCCGGATCACGGACGAGGGCGTGACTTTTCGATCGCACCTGGACGGATCGACGCATGGCATCACTCCGGAATCCGCCATTGAAATTCAAGAGGATCTTGGGGCCGACATCATCATGGCCTTCGATCAGTGTGTGGCGTTGCCCGCTGACCGAGACACCTTGACGGACTCGGTGCGGCGAACCACGCTGTGGGCCGGACGATGTCAGAACAGCCGACGGAGAACGGACCAGGCCCTCTTCGGCATCATCCAAGGGGGGCTGGATTCCGAGCTTCGCCGGAAGTCCGCGCGTGAGATTGTCGCACTCGATTTCGACGGCTATGCCATCGGAGGGCTGTCCGTCGGTGAACCCAAAGAAGAGATGTATCGGATGTTGGACATATCGGCTCCCGAGCTTCCCTCCGGGAAGCCTCGCTACTTGATGGGAGTCGGCATGCCGGAAAATCTCATCGAAGGGGTGGCGCGTGGTATCGATCTGTTCGATTGCGTCATTCCGTCTCGTCATGGGAGGACCGGATGGCTGTTCACCGAGTTCGGGCGCGTATCCATCAAGCAAGCCAGATACGCGCGGGATGAGCGGCCGATCGATTCCGACTGCGCCTGTCCGGTCTGCGCACGATATTCGCGCGCCTATCTGCATCATTTGTACAACGTCAAAGAGATGTTGGCCTCGCGTCTCAATACGATGCACAACCTCTGGTATTTTTCCGATTTCATGCGCCGGATGCGCGCGTCCATCGCCAATGGAACGTTCAGGGATTTTCGGGACACGTTTTACCGTATGCGGGCAGAGGCCCCCTCGGAATTCGTCGGCGCGACGGAGGCCAACGGCGGCCACGAGGCCGGGAGGGCTCGGCGCAGAGAGGAGCAGACTCGTTTATGTTGATGGCATCCGTTGCATGGGCTCAAGGGACTGCCGGAGGGGGGAGCGGCGCGAGCACCATCTTGTCGCTCGTTCCGTTCGTGTTGGTGTTTGTCATCTTTTATTTCCTGCTGGTGTTGCCGCAGCAGAAAAAACAGAAGCAGCAACGAGCCATGTTGGAAGCCCTGAAGAAAGGCGACCGGGTCATCACGTCCTCCGGCGTCTGGGGGGTTGTGGCGAATCTGAGCAAGGAGACGGTGACACTGCAAATTGCCGACAACACCAAGGTCAAGATTCAGCGGGAACACATTGCGCGGCTGCGCGCCGATGATGACGAGAAAGAGTCGTAGGCTCAAGCATCAAGGGGACAAGAGACACGATGAAGAAAGTGAGCGGGCGGTTGACGTTGTTGGCGCTGGTCGTGATCGCTTCGGTGGTTGCGTTCGTGCCGTCGGTTCCGGATGTGTATCAAGGGTTGCCGGGATGGTTGAAAACCCTGTTGCCCAACAAGGGCATCACCCTCGGGTTGGATCTCCAGGGCGGTATCCACATGGTGATGGAAGTCGACGAGGATCGGGCGGTCGAAATTGCGGTCGACCGGTCGCTGACGTCGCTGCAGGACCTTCTGGTGGACAAGAAAATTCCGGCGGAGTCGGTCAAGCGTACGAGTCCGACCGACATCACCATCCAATTCCAGAATGCCGACCTGAAAGCTCAGATCCAAAAATTGATCGACGACTTTCCGACCTTTGCGGAGAAGGACTCGGCAGGGTCGGCCAACACGCTGGTGTGGGAGCTTCGGGAGTCGGAGATCAAGCGCATTAAGGATTCCGCGGTCAATCAAGCCCTCGAGACCATCCGCAATCGCATCGATCAATTCGGCGTGGCCGAACCGATCGTGCAACGGCAGGGCTTGAAGCAGATCGTGGTCCAACTGCCCGGGGTCAAGGAGCCGAAACGCGCCAAGGATCTGATCAAGGAAACCGCGTTGCTCGAATTCAAGATGTTGGACGAGGACAGCCAAATCAGATTGGATCTGCCTGCCAGGGTGCCGAAGGATAAAGAAGCCGAGGTGCTCAAACAGTTCGAGGGCAAGTTGCCGGAGGGCGATCAGATCCTCTTTGAGCGGGCGATCGATAAGGACACGGGACGGGAGTACCGCATTCCGTATTTGGTCAAGAAACGGGTCATGCTGACGGGCGACGTGCTGAGCGACGCGCGTGTGTCGATCGGGCAATTCAACGATCCGTACGTCTCCATCACGTTCGATGCCAAGGGCGGGCGTGAGTTTGAGCGCATCACAGGCGACAATGTGAAAAAGCGGATGGCGGTGGTGCTCGACAACACCATCTATTCCGCTCCTGTGATTCAGGAGCGGATCTCCGGTGGGCGCGCGCAGATTACCGGAACTTTTTCGACGCAAGAGGCCAATGACCTCGCCATCGTGCTTCGGGCCGGCGCCTTGCCGGCGCCGCTGAAGATCGTTCAAGATCTGACGGTCGGTCCGTCACTCGGCCGGGATTCGATCGAAAAGGGCATCAAGGCGACGTTGGT belongs to Nitrospira sp. and includes:
- the tgt gene encoding tRNA guanosine(34) transglycosylase Tgt; the encoded protein is MEFTLIRTAQSGFARLGVLTTPHARIETPAFMPVGTLGPVKGIDPQELRQLGFQLFLNNAYHLYLRPGHKVISDLGGLHRFTGWPGAILTDSGGFQIFSLAGLCRITDEGVTFRSHLDGSTHGITPESAIEIQEDLGADIIMAFDQCVALPADRDTLTDSVRRTTLWAGRCQNSRRRTDQALFGIIQGGLDSELRRKSAREIVALDFDGYAIGGLSVGEPKEEMYRMLDISAPELPSGKPRYLMGVGMPENLIEGVARGIDLFDCVIPSRHGRTGWLFTEFGRVSIKQARYARDERPIDSDCACPVCARYSRAYLHHLYNVKEMLASRLNTMHNLWYFSDFMRRMRASIANGTFRDFRDTFYRMRAEAPSEFVGATEANGGHEAGRARRREEQTRLC
- the yajC gene encoding preprotein translocase subunit YajC; amino-acid sequence: MLMASVAWAQGTAGGGSGASTILSLVPFVLVFVIFYFLLVLPQQKKQKQQRAMLEALKKGDRVITSSGVWGVVANLSKETVTLQIADNTKVKIQREHIARLRADDDEKES
- the secD gene encoding protein translocase subunit SecD; its protein translation is MKKVSGRLTLLALVVIASVVAFVPSVPDVYQGLPGWLKTLLPNKGITLGLDLQGGIHMVMEVDEDRAVEIAVDRSLTSLQDLLVDKKIPAESVKRTSPTDITIQFQNADLKAQIQKLIDDFPTFAEKDSAGSANTLVWELRESEIKRIKDSAVNQALETIRNRIDQFGVAEPIVQRQGLKQIVVQLPGVKEPKRAKDLIKETALLEFKMLDEDSQIRLDLPARVPKDKEAEVLKQFEGKLPEGDQILFERAIDKDTGREYRIPYLVKKRVMLTGDVLSDARVSIGQFNDPYVSITFDAKGGREFERITGDNVKKRMAVVLDNTIYSAPVIQERISGGRAQITGTFSTQEANDLAIVLRAGALPAPLKIVQDLTVGPSLGRDSIEKGIKATLVAGAIVMIFMIVYYRLSGLIADVALILNLICLMGALSALTATLTLPGIAGIVLTIGMGVDSNVLIFERIREELRSGKAVRLAVDGGYEKALLTIVDSHVTTLITGVALFLFGTGPIKGFAVTLCLGIAINLFTALVGTKVIFDIVNQRRKVDQLSI